The Catharus ustulatus isolate bCatUst1 chromosome 9, bCatUst1.pri.v2, whole genome shotgun sequence genomic interval CTAACAATTGTTAATTTATAGGCAGACATATGAGAAAAGCAGTTTCAAATCCGTGTTATGGgatgaaaggaagaaagtaCTGACATACCTTCTTATTTATTCTTGTTCTGCAGTTGATTTTGCCAGAGATTGTATAAAATGTGTAAATGGCAAGATTAAGTTTTGTAACTGATATAATCTTAAGTAAGAAAAGTTATCTAAAGGAGGatacaaaaatcccattaatcAGTAACTATCTGAAATTGTTTCACAGgccaaaaaaataataatcatcTTGCAAACAAGCCCAGGAACCCTCAACATGAGAATCGTTCCATTCAATTTGAGACTGAACAAGAACTTACCATAAGCATCTTCATCTGGCTCCCCACTGCTAGCTGAGTAGTACTCTAAGACTGTCCGGTACACACTGTAGCCTAGTTGCTTATACATATTTACGGCAACCTGATTTGATACTCTCACAAAGAGATCGACAAAAAATCCACCCTTTCTttatcagggaagaaaaaaacaaacaaacaaacaaagaaaaccacattAAGGCATagtaaaaaatgtatttctaggTAACAGCCCATAAACTGTAATGAAACCAAAGCAAGTCTAATACAGTATGCtaatcaaacatttttcacaatgTAATAACAGATAAACTCCTTTACCAAGGGAAAATTCAAATATAGAcaaggatttaattttatttttgtcacacGGCCCTCTACACCAATCGGTGGGTTCAGAAATTTGAAGAGAAAGAACAGGACATGCTAAATGCCCCCACAGGCCTAAATCCATTAGATAcgataaaaaaaattccacattttagATTGCTTGGATTAGGAGGAGTGGAATCAGTCACAAAATTCAGTTGCCTAACAGGAGATGACAGACCCTTAATTTCACAAGGCAAATTTTTCAACACATCATACTATTTTCCAGTTTTACCAACCAAAGTGGAATTGCCCTACCAGAATGAGTTAAGGACATATCCGAGCGGGTTCATCTGACACTACATTTTCTCAGGTTCAAGTAACCAAGCACAGGACGTTAAATAAACGAAGATATTCTCTGCGGTACAACATTTGTTCAGGATTGTGTCTGAGGGCATTGCACAAAGCCCACAGTTACTGCAGAGGTATGTTGGAGGCCCTACACGAAACAGTGCTGTCATTTCACAAAGCTCTTTTCCTGTCAAGAAATGTTCTTTTACACAGTATCTCTACTGGAATTCACGATATGTCCTCCTCACTCTGGCATGTTAACTTTCAGAGAAACCCTGAGATTTTAAACTGCTAAGCAACTTTCataactctttttttccaaCTATGAGGAATTTCAGAACACCACATAAAGCAAAATTCTACCACATAAACCAGGGACAGGTATCTGTAGAAATACTacttgaaaagataaagatagATATACTACTcacttttctgaaatttcttccAGGAGCTCCATCAATTTAGCAGCCAAACCCAGCCGTCGAAATTCTGGTGCGACAGAGAGAGCAGTAACGTGTCCGTGCCATTCTTCCCTAGCCACAGAGCCTTCGGCTTTGCCCATAACTGTGAACATACAGAGTatcagcactgcagcacctcTGGAGTAATGCAGTGCCTGCAGCCATACAACAAGGGGAATAAACCATGGACAAACACACACGGTTGTTGAAGAGGATAAAACAGGGATGTCTACCTTTTCTATGATCCAGCAGCCactaaaaatgtcattttgctCAATTACAGCAGTTTCTTGACTAGTGTAAAAAAACCTCACCCAACAATTTTGCAAATTCCGTACTTGAGGTGACTTCAAAATGTAAATTCTAAGCAATTCTCAC includes:
- the NAA20 gene encoding N-alpha-acetyltransferase 20 isoform X1: MTTLRAFTCDDLFRFNNINLDPLTETYGIPFYLQYLAHWPEYFIVAEAPGGELMGYIMGKAEGSVAREEWHGHVTALSVAPEFRRLGLAAKLMELLEEISEKKGGFFVDLFVRVSNQVAVNMYKQLGYSVYRTVLEYYSASSGEPDEDAYGKFLFSLKLNGTILMLRVPGLVCKMIIIFLACETISDSY
- the NAA20 gene encoding N-alpha-acetyltransferase 20 isoform X2 encodes the protein MTTLRAFTCDDLFRFNNINLDPLTETYGIPFYLQYLAHWPEYFIVAEAPGGELMGYIMGKAEGSVAREEWHGHVTALSVAPEFRRLGLAAKLMELLEEISEKKGGFFVDLFVRVSNQVAVNMYKQLGYSVYRTVLEYYSASSGEPDEDAYDMRKALSRDTEKKSVIPLPHPVRPEDIE